One window of Hujiaoplasma nucleasis genomic DNA carries:
- a CDS encoding TetR/AcrR family transcriptional regulator produces the protein MQVLKESVREAIIESAILEFYNKDYQSANMRDIAKNANITVGNIYRYYPNKQSLFNAILIPAQQAIDLLADFDKNTNLKKIHSKEELDKIIQYVIHVTNPYIKEIFIMIFNSSGTHHHKLKSQIENLIITSLSEYYPGQFTRSFLEVISKSFVEAVFYIFKTNIDNQQKIKILLSDLVMFYFKNLDQRLF, from the coding sequence GTGCAAGTTTTAAAAGAAAGTGTTAGAGAAGCCATCATAGAAAGTGCTATCTTAGAATTTTATAATAAAGATTATCAATCAGCAAATATGAGAGACATCGCTAAAAATGCGAATATTACAGTAGGAAACATCTATAGGTACTACCCAAATAAACAGTCCTTATTTAACGCCATTCTTATTCCTGCCCAACAAGCGATAGATCTGTTGGCTGACTTTGATAAGAATACGAACTTGAAGAAAATTCACTCTAAGGAAGAGTTAGATAAAATTATTCAATATGTCATACACGTGACTAACCCTTACATCAAAGAAATTTTCATTATGATTTTTAATTCTTCTGGTACTCATCATCATAAACTGAAATCTCAAATTGAGAATTTAATAATTACTAGTTTAAGTGAATATTATCCAGGTCAATTCACTCGGTCTTTCTTAGAAGTAATATCAAAGAGTTTCGTTGAAGCTGTATTTTATATTTTTAAGACCAATATTGATAATCAACAAAAAATTAAAATTCTACTATCAGATCTTGTAATGTTCTATTTTAAAAACTTAGACCAAAGATTATTTTAG
- a CDS encoding heparan-alpha-glucosaminide N-acetyltransferase domain-containing protein: protein MTNKKRIWELDFLRGLAIIMMVFDHIMYDFAYLPGYFSNFYDVNHPLFNWLNDFARLYWNSTLRFFGREFFVLLFLLISGISFTFSKDNFKRGGKMLAVALIITLVTYLIDQALGFGVLIIFGVIHMFAVNTLITALIRKFIKSEIIILFIGMLIITLSIIYDLFNVYSISLSLQTLPKIIIGINSFGADHFGILPYLGIILIGTVIGKIFYQNRVSLIPQVEMKENNIFRIAGRYSLYIYVLHQPLVLVLVLGFAYLFGYRF from the coding sequence ATGACAAATAAAAAACGGATATGGGAATTAGATTTTTTAAGAGGATTAGCTATTATTATGATGGTCTTTGATCATATCATGTATGATTTTGCTTATCTGCCTGGTTATTTTTCCAATTTTTATGATGTGAATCATCCATTGTTTAACTGGCTCAATGATTTTGCTAGATTATATTGGAATTCTACGTTAAGGTTCTTTGGTAGAGAATTCTTTGTGCTTTTATTTTTACTTATTTCTGGGATTAGTTTTACCTTTAGTAAAGATAATTTTAAGCGTGGTGGTAAAATGTTAGCTGTTGCATTGATAATCACTTTGGTGACATATTTGATTGATCAAGCTTTAGGCTTTGGAGTTCTCATTATTTTTGGTGTTATTCATATGTTTGCAGTTAATACCTTAATCACTGCGTTGATAAGGAAATTCATAAAAAGTGAGATTATTATATTATTCATTGGTATGTTGATTATTACTTTGTCAATTATTTATGACTTATTTAACGTTTATTCAATAAGCTTATCATTGCAAACACTTCCTAAAATCATCATTGGTATCAATTCTTTTGGTGCTGACCATTTTGGAATATTACCTTACTTAGGTATTATATTGATTGGTACAGTCATTGGAAAAATCTTTTACCAAAATAGGGTATCATTAATACCACAAGTTGAAATGAAGGAAAACAATATTTTTAGAATAGCAGGTCGCTATTCACTCTATATTTATGTTTTACATCAACCATTAGTCTTAGTTTTGGTTCTTGGATTTGCATACTTATTTGGATATAGATTCTAA
- a CDS encoding nucleotidyltransferase family protein: protein MTDGIILAGGYSKRLGQNKMNIIFKNKPVIIHTIEHMKSVCENIYVVTGFYHDEIKKVLKDLDDIHLIYNPDYEQGMFRSIQKGVECVENDFFIIPGDYPLVDKSIYEKMKLGHAGIRVPSFSFKLGHPIYFDYSYKKMILNTKKQDLKSFRNQYNFEIIEVNNSSILFDIDTMDDVKILKEKE from the coding sequence ATGACGGACGGAATTATTCTTGCGGGTGGCTATTCTAAGCGACTCGGACAAAACAAAATGAATATTATTTTTAAAAATAAACCAGTCATTATACATACCATTGAACATATGAAATCAGTATGTGAGAATATTTATGTTGTGACAGGTTTTTACCATGACGAAATTAAGAAAGTTCTTAAAGATTTAGATGATATTCATCTAATCTATAACCCTGATTATGAACAAGGTATGTTTAGATCAATTCAAAAGGGTGTAGAATGCGTTGAAAATGACTTTTTTATCATTCCGGGAGATTATCCATTGGTTGATAAATCAATATATGAAAAAATGAAGCTAGGCCATGCGGGGATACGTGTGCCTAGCTTTTCTTTTAAATTAGGTCACCCTATATATTTTGACTACTCTTATAAAAAGATGATTTTAAATACTAAAAAACAGGATTTAAAATCTTTTAGAAACCAATACAATTTTGAAATAATCGAAGTGAATAATTCATCAATTTTATTTGATATAGATACTATGGATGATGTAAAAATATTGAAAGAAAAGGAGTGA
- a CDS encoding FAD binding domain-containing protein: MNINNYVIVDSLEQAYRILIDDKKNMIIGGGAWIKLSVKDVNQLISLDKLSLEYIREDGDYIEIGSMTSLRMIERHPLITNLCDGILAKAIAKIMGVGIRNLATIGGSIMGKFSFSDILPVLLVLNCDLKFYKRGRITIDEFMNDKSIKDDILISISIKSIHGKSYFKKVSNTPLDFSWVNIAIIKNQNYSIAVGSRPGIAKLCYKAMAYLNQEKDITDQVIDLVLDKAIEELELSGNLRASQEYREVLVRTYLKRGLKQVIK; encoded by the coding sequence TTGAATATAAACAACTATGTTATCGTTGATTCTTTAGAACAAGCCTATAGAATTTTGATTGATGACAAAAAAAACATGATTATTGGTGGAGGTGCTTGGATAAAATTATCCGTCAAAGATGTAAACCAACTTATTTCCTTGGACAAGTTGTCTTTAGAATATATTCGAGAAGATGGCGACTATATTGAAATAGGTTCTATGACTTCTTTAAGAATGATTGAAAGACATCCATTGATTACAAATCTATGTGATGGCATTTTGGCAAAAGCTATAGCTAAGATTATGGGAGTTGGTATTAGAAATTTAGCGACTATAGGTGGATCTATCATGGGTAAGTTTTCTTTTTCTGATATTTTACCCGTTCTATTGGTTCTTAATTGCGATTTAAAATTCTATAAAAGAGGTAGAATTACCATTGATGAATTCATGAATGATAAAAGTATTAAAGATGATATTTTAATATCAATAAGCATAAAATCGATTCATGGTAAATCTTACTTTAAAAAAGTATCAAATACACCACTAGATTTTTCATGGGTAAATATAGCTATTATAAAGAATCAAAATTATTCTATAGCAGTTGGATCAAGACCTGGTATTGCAAAGTTATGTTATAAGGCTATGGCATATCTTAATCAAGAAAAAGATATCACAGATCAAGTCATTGATTTGGTCCTTGATAAAGCTATAGAAGAACTAGAATTATCAGGAAACTTAAGGGCAAGTCAAGAGTATAGAGAAGTTTTAGTTAGAACTTATCTAAAAAGAGGCTTAAAGCAGGTGATAAAATGA
- a CDS encoding (2Fe-2S)-binding protein: protein MKIKVKVNQVDKVFDVQAHEYLLDVLRKNDYVSVRRACDNTSCGVCTILLDDKPVPSCSLLAIKADGHHVTTVEGIQAEAEKIGHYFGQEGADQCGYCNPSMALTVYALKLENPKATDQEIKEYLVGNLCRCTGYVAQHEAIRKYLGDQS from the coding sequence ATGAAAATTAAAGTTAAAGTCAATCAAGTTGATAAAGTATTTGATGTTCAAGCCCATGAGTATCTATTGGATGTTTTAAGAAAAAATGACTATGTAAGTGTAAGAAGAGCTTGTGATAATACTTCTTGTGGTGTTTGCACTATTTTATTAGATGATAAGCCAGTTCCTTCTTGTTCATTACTTGCAATTAAGGCTGATGGACATCATGTGACTACCGTCGAAGGAATTCAAGCTGAAGCTGAAAAAATAGGGCATTACTTTGGTCAAGAAGGTGCTGACCAATGTGGATATTGTAATCCGTCAATGGCTCTAACGGTTTATGCATTGAAATTAGAAAATCCAAAAGCCACAGATCAAGAAATTAAAGAATATTTGGTTGGGAATTTATGTCGTTGTACTGGTTATGTGGCTCAACATGAAGCTATAAGAAAATATTTGGGTGATCAATCATGA
- a CDS encoding xanthine dehydrogenase family protein molybdopterin-binding subunit: MKVVNHKTPSIDGLGIIKGRKAYTDDYAEKDSLIVKVLRSPHAFAKIISIDDSKAKKLDGIEMVLTHKDFKRIPFTRAGQGYPEPSPHDKFVLDEFVRYIGDEVLAVVGVSNEVCEKALNLIDVKYEVFEPILDYEKAKNHHTIIHPEEEIHQMFDIGFNPKANIAASYHMEIGDVEKSLSECTYTIHETFYTQAQAHVMLEPHTVNARMDYQNRLVIYSSTQTPFHVRRIIGHALEIPMSKIRVIKPRVGGGFGGKQAIHGEMLVAYVTFKTGKACKMTYTRKEVFESSYTRHPMRLEMRLGADKNKKLKVIDCHVLSDTGAYGEHALTVYMVAGSKVLPLYNKVDSVRFYGDVVYTNHTPAGAYRGYGAIQGNFALESAIDILCKKMEIDPIEFRQKNMMKENETSPIFAIMGEGTEGTAMMMDTCKLEECVIKGKELIGWDNIYPYHDNGEYIESVGMAIAMQGSGIPLIDMGSASIKLNDDGFYNLMVGATEIGQGSDTVLSQIAAEVLMTDVEKVIIYSSDTDLTPFDVGAYASSTTFVSGNAVYKAAKELKNEMLKEAARIFNTDISNIDFDGQIFTYNEKEMSLKDFSNQITYSHEQKQLQVTSSYVGPKSPPPFMAGFVKIAVDKDTFEIRVLDYVSVVDCGTTINPMLAKRQVDGAIVQGLGMAMFEEVKYSKNGRLISNDLLNYKIPTRLDIENLNTVFVDSYEESGPFGAKSVGEIGIDTPPAALANAVENALGVRVKSLPITPEKIMKLMKEKSNEKK, translated from the coding sequence ATGAAAGTTGTAAATCATAAAACTCCATCTATAGATGGTTTAGGAATTATTAAAGGTAGGAAAGCTTATACAGATGACTATGCTGAAAAAGACTCTTTAATAGTAAAGGTATTAAGATCACCACATGCATTTGCTAAAATAATTTCTATAGATGACTCAAAAGCGAAGAAGTTAGATGGTATTGAAATGGTATTAACTCATAAGGATTTTAAGAGAATTCCTTTTACTAGAGCAGGACAGGGTTATCCAGAGCCATCACCACACGATAAATTTGTTCTTGATGAGTTTGTTAGATATATCGGCGATGAAGTTTTAGCAGTTGTTGGAGTATCAAATGAAGTTTGTGAAAAAGCTTTAAATTTAATTGATGTTAAGTATGAAGTTTTTGAACCGATTTTAGATTATGAAAAAGCTAAAAATCATCATACCATAATACATCCTGAAGAAGAAATACATCAGATGTTTGATATAGGTTTTAATCCAAAGGCAAATATTGCTGCAAGTTATCATATGGAAATTGGTGATGTTGAAAAATCTTTATCTGAATGTACATATACCATTCATGAAACTTTTTATACCCAGGCTCAAGCACATGTTATGCTAGAACCCCATACAGTCAATGCGAGAATGGATTATCAAAACAGGTTAGTCATTTATAGTTCAACTCAAACACCTTTTCATGTCCGTAGAATTATTGGTCATGCCTTAGAAATACCTATGTCAAAGATTAGAGTTATAAAACCAAGAGTTGGCGGTGGTTTCGGAGGAAAACAAGCCATTCATGGTGAAATGCTTGTGGCATATGTTACTTTTAAAACTGGTAAAGCTTGCAAAATGACTTATACCAGAAAAGAAGTTTTTGAATCTTCTTACACTAGACATCCTATGCGTTTAGAAATGAGATTAGGCGCTGATAAGAATAAAAAGTTAAAAGTTATTGATTGCCATGTATTATCAGATACGGGTGCTTATGGTGAACATGCCCTTACTGTTTATATGGTTGCAGGTTCTAAAGTATTGCCTTTATACAATAAAGTTGATTCTGTTAGATTTTATGGTGATGTTGTTTATACAAATCATACACCAGCTGGAGCATATCGAGGATACGGTGCAATTCAAGGGAACTTTGCTTTAGAGTCAGCTATTGATATTTTATGTAAAAAGATGGAGATAGACCCAATTGAATTTAGACAAAAGAATATGATGAAAGAAAATGAAACATCTCCTATATTTGCCATCATGGGAGAAGGTACTGAAGGTACAGCCATGATGATGGATACATGTAAACTTGAGGAGTGTGTGATTAAAGGAAAAGAATTAATTGGTTGGGATAATATTTATCCATATCACGATAATGGTGAATATATTGAATCAGTCGGTATGGCAATTGCTATGCAGGGTAGTGGAATTCCTTTAATTGATATGGGGAGTGCTAGCATCAAACTAAATGATGATGGCTTCTATAATCTGATGGTTGGCGCTACCGAGATTGGACAAGGATCTGATACTGTTCTATCACAAATAGCAGCTGAAGTCTTAATGACTGATGTTGAGAAAGTGATTATTTATTCATCTGATACAGATTTAACACCTTTTGATGTAGGTGCTTATGCATCAAGTACAACCTTTGTATCTGGAAACGCTGTTTACAAAGCAGCTAAGGAACTAAAAAATGAAATGCTGAAAGAGGCTGCTAGAATTTTTAATACTGACATAAGTAATATTGACTTTGATGGTCAAATCTTCACTTATAATGAAAAAGAAATGTCTTTAAAGGATTTTTCTAATCAAATTACCTACTCACATGAACAAAAGCAATTACAGGTTACGTCTTCGTATGTTGGACCGAAATCACCACCTCCATTTATGGCTGGTTTTGTGAAAATTGCAGTTGATAAGGATACATTTGAAATAAGAGTTCTTGATTATGTATCAGTTGTCGATTGTGGAACAACAATTAATCCAATGTTAGCAAAAAGGCAAGTTGATGGAGCTATTGTACAAGGTTTGGGTATGGCAATGTTTGAAGAAGTTAAGTATTCAAAGAATGGTCGTTTAATTTCAAATGATTTATTAAATTATAAGATTCCTACTAGGTTAGATATTGAGAATTTAAATACTGTTTTTGTGGATAGTTATGAAGAAAGTGGCCCTTTTGGAGCCAAATCTGTAGGAGAAATAGGTATTGATACACCTCCTGCGGCATTAGCTAATGCTGTAGAAAATGCTCTAGGTGTTAGGGTGAAAAGTTTACCTATTACACCAGAAAAAATTATGAAATTGATGAAGGAGAAATCAAATGAAAAAAAATAA
- a CDS encoding class I adenylate-forming enzyme family protein produces the protein MKVDLTLYQTLSKSASKYGHRNALLFRGKYLSYDELMRKIDYLATGLSEYGLSKGDSITFAMPNVFEAVFGFYASSKLGLKCHMVHPVTPVIQMKKYMLETKSKTLVILDTFFDHYKDLLEDQEINIFLVNPMTEFNVVMKTIYKLINRKKLKIPQNLQVRKFSDLYIKQVVNVSNINPMSTAVYLHSGGTSGQPKTIELSHQAINYLADQTSYIMDIDDFENLHMLAVLPMFHGFGLCMGIHAMLINGGVNTLMPKFNAKEAVNLIAKNQINFLIGVPSLFESLLKQAAFNSEKMKHVKQAFIGGDYVSMDLKKRFDEQMMKNQSPARLLEGYGLTEVVTVCCVNTLKEHNPLSVGKALPGIEIAIKALESEEILDINQDGEIIVSGPTNMNGYLNDTKASQATFFKYNNKIWVKTGDLGYIDENGYIHFKQRLKRIIKVLGIPVLPGEIENFLMDYEQISEVCAVSKTDDEKGNVVKLFIVWNDENSILEEAEIKQAIKDNISVYAVPKEIVILKELPKTVIGKTDVIALEKM, from the coding sequence ATGAAAGTAGATTTAACGTTATATCAAACATTATCAAAATCAGCTTCAAAGTATGGTCATAGAAACGCTTTGCTATTTAGAGGAAAGTATCTTTCATATGATGAACTTATGCGTAAGATTGATTATTTAGCTACTGGTTTATCTGAATATGGATTAAGTAAAGGAGATTCTATAACCTTTGCCATGCCAAATGTTTTTGAGGCAGTTTTTGGTTTTTATGCAAGTTCTAAATTGGGTTTAAAATGTCATATGGTTCATCCAGTGACTCCTGTAATTCAAATGAAGAAATATATGCTTGAAACAAAGAGTAAAACTTTGGTTATACTTGATACTTTTTTTGATCATTACAAGGATTTATTGGAAGACCAAGAAATTAATATTTTCTTAGTGAATCCAATGACAGAATTCAATGTAGTCATGAAAACTATATATAAGCTAATTAATCGAAAAAAACTTAAAATCCCTCAAAATTTACAAGTTAGAAAGTTTAGTGACTTGTATATTAAACAAGTTGTAAATGTCAGCAATATAAATCCTATGTCCACTGCAGTATATCTTCATAGTGGGGGTACTTCTGGACAACCAAAAACCATAGAGTTGTCTCATCAAGCCATAAATTATTTAGCTGACCAAACTTCTTATATTATGGATATTGATGATTTTGAAAATTTACATATGCTTGCTGTACTTCCTATGTTTCATGGTTTTGGGTTGTGTATGGGTATTCATGCTATGCTCATTAATGGTGGTGTGAATACATTGATGCCTAAATTTAATGCTAAGGAAGCAGTTAACTTAATAGCTAAGAATCAAATTAACTTTTTAATAGGTGTACCTTCCCTATTTGAAAGTTTGTTAAAACAAGCAGCTTTTAATTCTGAAAAAATGAAACATGTCAAACAGGCTTTTATTGGTGGAGATTACGTCAGTATGGACTTGAAGAAACGTTTTGATGAACAAATGATGAAGAATCAATCTCCTGCAAGATTATTGGAAGGCTATGGTTTAACAGAAGTTGTGACTGTTTGCTGTGTCAATACACTAAAAGAACATAATCCTTTATCGGTTGGAAAAGCACTTCCAGGTATCGAAATCGCTATAAAAGCTTTAGAATCAGAAGAAATATTAGATATAAATCAAGATGGCGAAATTATTGTGAGTGGTCCAACCAATATGAACGGTTATTTAAATGATACTAAAGCTAGTCAAGCAACTTTCTTTAAATACAATAATAAAATTTGGGTAAAGACTGGCGACTTGGGTTACATTGATGAGAATGGCTATATTCATTTTAAACAAAGGTTAAAACGTATCATCAAAGTATTGGGTATTCCAGTACTACCAGGTGAAATTGAAAACTTCTTGATGGATTATGAGCAAATCAGTGAAGTATGTGCAGTATCAAAAACTGATGATGAAAAGGGTAATGTCGTTAAATTATTTATTGTTTGGAATGATGAAAATAGTATTCTTGAAGAAGCTGAAATTAAGCAAGCAATTAAAGATAATATATCCGTTTATGCTGTTCCTAAAGAAATCGTTATTCTCAAGGAACTACCAAAGACTGTGATTGGAAAAACTGATGTCATTGCTTTAGAAAAAATGTAA
- a CDS encoding nucleoside-triphosphatase, with product MVKIVTGKINSCKSTKLKKYYDDSLKGDGFIAEKHMQGNFVHYYDLIHLSTGQRIPYIVRNDFYDGKEEIIYQKGPYLFYKSAFDTVEKMVDEFICKNISPIYLDEISLLELEDKGFHKVLKKCLASNMNLCLVVREDLIDKVLNKYQIRKFEFIGD from the coding sequence ATGGTCAAGATTGTTACTGGTAAAATCAATTCATGTAAGTCGACAAAACTTAAAAAGTATTATGATGATTCTTTAAAAGGTGATGGTTTTATCGCTGAAAAACATATGCAAGGAAATTTCGTTCATTATTATGACTTGATACATTTGTCAACTGGTCAAAGAATTCCTTATATAGTAAGAAATGATTTTTATGATGGAAAAGAAGAGATTATATATCAAAAAGGACCGTATTTATTTTACAAATCAGCTTTTGATACAGTTGAAAAAATGGTTGATGAATTTATTTGTAAAAATATAAGCCCAATTTACCTTGATGAAATTAGTTTGCTTGAATTAGAGGATAAGGGTTTTCATAAAGTTTTAAAGAAGTGTTTAGCTAGTAACATGAACTTATGTTTGGTTGTTCGAGAAGACTTAATAGACAAAGTGTTAAATAAGTATCAGATAAGAAAATTTGAATTTATAGGTGATTAA
- a CDS encoding cation diffusion facilitator family transporter, with translation MSKNRPMKSEKRMFLSFILNFIFTVFEFFGGLITGSIALLSDAVHDLGDSISIGVAIILEKKSKQKPDYKYTYGYYRFSLLGGLISSIILIVGSTLIIYRAIERLFNPQDLMNPELLIVFAVIGVIVNGLAAFNASKGHSINEKVISLHLLEDVFGWVALLIAALLINIFNIPIIDTILSLLFSIYIIIHVARNLKSILEVFLEKAPKSPKISQIKNSLVQIDDVVDIHHVHYWTLEGSIPIITLHVTLKSGQEDQSIIKIQREIHYKLHDLGIDHATIQIEFEGLECVGEDCSNINVENNHHHHHH, from the coding sequence ATGTCAAAAAATAGGCCTATGAAATCTGAAAAAAGAATGTTTTTATCTTTTATTCTTAATTTCATTTTTACAGTTTTTGAATTTTTTGGTGGACTAATTACCGGTTCAATTGCTTTGTTAAGTGATGCGGTTCATGATTTGGGTGATTCTATTTCAATAGGTGTTGCTATAATTCTCGAAAAAAAATCAAAGCAAAAACCTGATTATAAATACACTTATGGTTATTATCGGTTTTCTTTGTTAGGAGGATTGATTTCATCTATTATATTGATAGTTGGATCAACCTTAATCATTTATAGGGCCATAGAAAGGCTATTTAATCCTCAAGATCTTATGAATCCTGAGTTATTAATTGTATTTGCTGTCATTGGTGTTATAGTAAATGGTTTGGCTGCTTTTAATGCTTCAAAAGGACATAGTATCAATGAAAAAGTGATTTCATTACATTTGCTAGAAGATGTTTTTGGATGGGTTGCTTTATTAATAGCGGCCTTACTCATTAATATTTTTAATATACCTATTATTGATACTATTTTATCTTTATTATTTAGTATATATATTATCATTCACGTTGCTAGAAATTTAAAAAGTATCTTAGAAGTGTTTTTAGAGAAAGCTCCAAAATCTCCAAAAATATCCCAAATTAAAAATTCGCTTGTGCAAATTGATGATGTGGTTGATATTCACCATGTTCATTATTGGACTTTAGAGGGGTCCATACCAATTATTACCTTACATGTTACACTTAAGTCAGGGCAAGAAGATCAAAGTATAATTAAAATTCAAAGAGAAATTCATTATAAGCTTCACGACTTAGGGATTGATCACGCTACGATTCAAATCGAATTTGAAGGACTAGAATGCGTTGGTGAAGACTGCTCAAATATTAATGTAGAAAATAATCATCATCACCATCACCATTAA
- a CDS encoding XdhC family protein translates to MDIFNLITEYKEKNVPLIAVTAVKKEGAGPVEVGKKMICLENGQNIGTVGGGAIEYYAQKKAKELLKSKTSLLETYLLDEGKIISEGKTLPMVCGGKVTLFYEYIGPKATIYIFGGGHVGQALVNVLKTMNYHVTVIDERKEIIDQFKKADVLVNEPFVQFIEKGTIRDGDYIIVCTPSHKYDYHVINKILELKIKPKYLGMLCSPDKIKAYLKSTYQFFGKDIDLSFFYSPIGLDIGGMTPEEIAISISAEILALTYGKEGHKHMREILNGQDCYW, encoded by the coding sequence ATGGATATATTCAATTTGATTACAGAGTATAAAGAGAAAAATGTTCCTTTAATAGCTGTGACCGCTGTAAAAAAAGAAGGTGCCGGACCTGTTGAAGTTGGGAAAAAAATGATTTGTCTAGAAAATGGTCAAAATATTGGTACTGTCGGTGGCGGAGCCATTGAATACTATGCACAAAAGAAAGCTAAGGAATTGTTAAAGTCAAAAACATCCTTGTTAGAAACTTACCTTTTGGATGAAGGTAAGATTATTAGTGAGGGAAAAACGTTGCCTATGGTATGTGGTGGCAAGGTTACCCTGTTTTATGAATATATTGGTCCAAAAGCTACCATTTACATTTTTGGAGGTGGCCATGTAGGTCAAGCTTTGGTTAATGTATTAAAAACCATGAATTATCATGTCACTGTCATTGATGAAAGAAAAGAAATTATAGATCAGTTCAAAAAGGCAGATGTTTTAGTTAATGAGCCATTCGTTCAATTTATTGAAAAAGGCACAATTAGAGATGGTGATTACATTATTGTATGTACTCCAAGTCATAAGTATGATTATCATGTGATAAATAAAATTTTAGAACTTAAAATAAAACCTAAATATCTTGGTATGCTATGTTCACCTGATAAAATTAAAGCTTACTTAAAATCTACTTATCAATTTTTTGGTAAAGACATAGATTTAAGTTTCTTTTATTCACCTATAGGCTTAGATATAGGAGGAATGACTCCTGAAGAAATAGCTATATCTATAAGTGCTGAAATTTTAGCTTTAACTTATGGGAAAGAAGGTCATAAACATATGAGAGAGATATTAAATGGTCAAGATTGTTACTGGTAA
- a CDS encoding O-antigen ligase family protein, whose amino-acid sequence MRADKIFNSIFYFLFLSSITLYIWINHLDFIGMGIFVLVSFFVLVFVKNTIHAFPYFFNMLFMISQTEWSLESIPIFLYALPIILAIGFIIHYIRFRDEWFKGILTKPMLLMFVAMALSIFNSQILDLNFVFYLVIGSFYVLLYVFFIQTIKGDQVEYIIKLFVVLGLMISLQILIYYMNSGDIAEALRSDRVNLGWGISNFAATYLIMFISATIYYVKTKPQYIFFSIVLAFEILMLIFTLSRGGVLSFIALMPLLIYYLYHGQKNKLYITLYILITLIILVTVFIVRTDFFLPLFERFKDLDFKEGNGRVELWIQAYHKFLEYPLVGAGLFARVEGDYFGFYHNTFMHTLASLGLVGMISLLWQIIVVSKLFLRKINLKKSILLIILLGANIHGMVDNVYFMPHFMVIFFAIVAVVEVDEHERLNQPYIWRLSNVKK is encoded by the coding sequence ATGCGAGCAGATAAGATTTTTAATAGTATATTTTACTTTTTATTTTTAAGTTCAATAACTTTATATATTTGGATTAATCATCTTGATTTTATTGGCATGGGTATTTTTGTTCTTGTCAGTTTTTTTGTTTTGGTTTTTGTCAAAAATACCATTCATGCATTTCCTTATTTCTTTAATATGTTATTTATGATTAGTCAGACTGAATGGAGCCTTGAAAGTATACCTATATTTTTATATGCTTTACCTATTATTTTAGCTATTGGTTTTATCATTCATTATATTCGATTTAGGGATGAATGGTTTAAAGGCATTTTGACTAAACCTATGTTATTAATGTTTGTGGCTATGGCTTTATCCATTTTTAATTCACAAATTTTGGATCTCAATTTCGTTTTTTATTTAGTCATTGGATCATTTTATGTTTTGTTATATGTGTTCTTTATTCAAACCATCAAAGGCGATCAGGTTGAATATATCATTAAATTGTTTGTTGTTTTAGGTTTGATGATTTCTTTACAAATTCTAATATATTACATGAATTCAGGAGATATTGCCGAAGCTTTAAGATCTGACAGGGTTAATTTAGGTTGGGGTATTTCTAATTTTGCAGCAACATATTTAATAATGTTTATATCTGCCACAATCTATTATGTGAAAACCAAACCTCAATATATTTTCTTTTCAATAGTTTTAGCCTTTGAAATCCTCATGTTAATCTTTACCTTGTCAAGAGGCGGTGTTTTATCTTTTATTGCTTTGATGCCGTTATTAATTTATTATTTATATCACGGACAAAAAAACAAATTGTATATTACTTTATATATTCTTATAACTTTAATTATATTAGTGACTGTCTTTATAGTGAGAACTGATTTCTTTTTACCTCTATTTGAGAGATTTAAGGATTTGGATTTTAAAGAAGGTAATGGTAGAGTTGAACTTTGGATTCAAGCTTACCATAAATTTCTTGAATATCCTTTAGTGGGGGCAGGATTATTTGCTAGGGTTGAAGGTGACTATTTTGGTTTTTATCATAATACATTTATGCACACTTTGGCATCTTTAGGTCTAGTGGGGATGATATCATTACTTTGGCAAATTATTGTGGTAAGCAAATTATTTTTAAGAAAAATCAATTTAAAAAAATCAATATTATTGATTATTTTGCTTGGAGCAAATATACATGGAATGGTTGATAACGTATATTTTATGCCTCACTTTATGGTTATATTCTTTGCAATAGTTGCTGTTGTAGAAGTAGATGAACACGAACGTTTAAATCAACCCTATATATGGAGGTTGTCAAATGTCAAAAAATAG